Proteins from a genomic interval of Musa acuminata AAA Group cultivar baxijiao chromosome BXJ1-9, Cavendish_Baxijiao_AAA, whole genome shotgun sequence:
- the LOC103998543 gene encoding cytochrome P450 CYP94D108-like: protein MEISSASSLLLLISFLCSAFFLFFKQRSPRGAPANLAALKSYPVVGNLPHLVKNSHRILEWTTDLIPTSPTGTVTVAPFVFTANPANVEHVSKVRFANYPKSEPIILAIRDCLGRGVATTNGEEWRLQRKAASHEFGTRSLRTFIHEKVCHELLARLVPLLTRASRSGEVIDLQDVLERFAFDNTCSLAFDEDTMCLGGEGAEEGKRFFHAFEEATSLCVERAKQPFPLVWRIKKWLHVGSERRLQEAMKIVHGFVDRCMQSRGNRPTSGQDLLSRFTADGANSDEFVHDNLISFVLAGRDTTPAALTWFFWILSSRPDVVAKIREETKRIRTRQPEENGGKLAFTMEELKEMNYLHAAISESLRLYPPVPMVPRDCLEEDELPDGHRMRRGWILMYNAYAMGRREAIWGPDCREFMPERWLDEEGVFQPKSSSVFPVFHTGPRTCLGKDMAYIQMKVVAASILERFDMTVVEASGRHQLLMAMRMQGGLSVRLRERISGGM from the coding sequence ATGGAGATTTCTTCCGcctcttctctcctcctcctcatatccttcctgtgctccgccttttttctcttcttcaagcAACGCTCCCCACGCGGTGCTCCGGCCAACCTCGCCGCCCTCAAGAGTTACCCCGTTGTGGGTAATCTTCCTCATCTAGTCAAGAACAGCCACCGCATTCTGGAGTGGACGACGGACCTCATCCCGACCTCCCCCACCGGCACCGTCACGGTCGCCCCTTTCGTCTTCACCGCCAACCCCGCCAACGTGGAGCACGTCTCCAAGGTCCGCTTCGCCAACTACCCCAAGAGTGAACCCATCATCTTGGCCATTCGCGACTGCCTTGGCCGCGGCGTTGCGACCACCAACGGCGAGGAGTGGCGCCTCCAACGCAAGGCTGCCAGCCACGAGTTCGGCACCAGATCCCTCCGGACCTTCATCCATGAGAAAGTCTGCCACGAGCTCCTCGCGCGGTTGGTCCCACTGCTGACGAGAGCAAGCCGAAGTGGCGAGGTCATCGACCTCCAGGACGTGCTCGAGCGCTTCGCGTTCGACAACACCTGCAGCCTAGCGTTCGACGAGGACACCATGTGCCTAGGCGGTGAGGGAGCAGAGGAGGGGAAGCGGTTCTTTCACGCGTTCGAGGAAGCCACGAGTCTCTGCGTCGAGCGGGCGAAGCAGCCTTTCCCGCTCGTTTGGAGGATCAAGAAGTGGCTCCACGTCGGATCAGAGCGACGACTGCAGGAGGCCATGAAGATCGTCCATGGATTCGTCGATAGATGCATGCAGTCGCGAGGAAACCGGCCGACCAGCGGCCAAGACCTCCTCTCCCGGTTCACGGCTGACGGCGCCAATTCGGACGAGTTCGTTCACGACAACCTCATCAGCTTTGTGCTCGCAGGGCGCGACACGACACCCGCGGCGCTCACCTGGTTCTTCTGGATACTCTCCTCGCGGCCGGACGTGGTGGCCAAGATAAGAGAAGAAACCAAACGGATCCGAACTCGACAACCCGAAGAAAACGGTGGCAAGCTGGCGTTCACGATGGAGGAACTGAAGGAGATGAACTATCTCCATGCAGCCATATCGGAGTCGCTGCGGCTGTACCCGCCGGTGCCCATGGTGCCAAGGGACTGCCTGGAGGAGGATGAGTTACCGGACGGGCATCGGATGCGCAGGGGTTGGATTCTGATGTACAACGCGTACGCCATGGGGAGGAGGGAGGCGATATGGGGTCCGGACTGCAGGGAGTTCATGCCGGAGAGGTGGCTGGACGAGGAGGGAGTGTTCCAGCCCAAGAGCTCGTCGGTCTTCCCAGTGTTTCACACGGGTCCGAGGACGTGCCTGGGGAAGGACATGGCCTATATCCAGATGAAGGTGGTGGCAGCGAGCATCTTGGAGAGGTTCGACATGACGGTGGTGGAGGCGAGCGGGCGGCACCAGTTGCTGATGGCGATGAGAATGCAGGGAGGCTTGTCGGTGAGGCTGAGGGAGAGGATATCAGGTGGAATGTAG